One part of the Arabidopsis thaliana chromosome 1 sequence genome encodes these proteins:
- the CSLD6 gene encoding cellulose synthase-like D6 (cellulose synthase-like D6 (CSLD6); FUNCTIONS IN: cellulose synthase activity, transferase activity, transferring glycosyl groups; INVOLVED IN: plant-type cell wall biogenesis, cellulose biosynthetic process, polysaccharide biosynthetic process; LOCATED IN: membrane; EXPRESSED IN: leaf whorl, flower; EXPRESSED DURING: 4 anthesis; CONTAINS InterPro DOMAIN/s: Cellulose synthase (InterPro:IPR005150); BEST Arabidopsis thaliana protein match is: cellulose-synthase like D2 (TAIR:AT5G16910.1); Has 3332 Blast hits to 2680 proteins in 615 species: Archae - 13; Bacteria - 1453; Metazoa - 5; Fungi - 21; Plants - 1756; Viruses - 0; Other Eukaryotes - 84 (source: NCBI BLink).) gives MMDGESPLRHPRISHVSNSGSDFGSSSDYNKYLVQIPPTPDNNPGPASLSIVLLEIDSNQESVPSVSGDIVSGSSGKDNEPDLTDVRINVGEEEEDDTLLSKISYSLTRVVKISPIIIALYRILIVVRVVSLALFLFWRIRNPNNKALWLWLLSVICELWFAFSWLLDQIPKLFPVNHATDIEALKATFETPNPDNPTGKSDLPGIDVFVSTADAEKEPPLVTANTILSILSVDYPVEKLSVYISDDGGSLVTFEAIAEAASFAKIWVPFCRKHKIEPRNPESYFGLKRDPYKDKVRHDFVRERRYVKRAYDEFKVRVNALPHSIRRRSDAFNSKEEIKALEKWKHWKVKVEEDQIKEPRPALVAPKATWMSDGTHWPGTWAVSGPHHSRGDHASVIQVLLDPPGDEPVEGKGGEGRALDLEGVDIRLPMLVYVSREKRPGYDHNKKAGAMNALVRASAIMSNGPFILNLDCDHYVYNSRAFRDGICFMMDHDGDRVSYVQFPQRFEGIDPSDRYANKNTVFFDINLRALDGIQGPMYVGTGCLFRRTALYGFNPPDVFVVEEEPSGSYCFPLIKKRSPATVASEPEYYTDEEDRFDIGLIRKQFGSSSMLVNSVKVAEFEGRPLATVHSSRLGRPPGSLTGSRKPLDFATVNEAVNVISCWYEDKTEWGFNVGWIYGSVTEDVVTGFRMHEKGWRSFYCVTEPDAFRGSAPINLTDRLHQVLRWATGSVEIFFSRNNAIFAGPKLKLLQRIAYLNVGIYPFTSIFILTYCFLPPLSLFSGHFVVETLTGSFLIYLLIITLSLCGLAVLEVKWSGISLEEWWRNEQFWLIGGTSAHLVAVLQGILKVIAGVEISFTLTSKSSTGGDDEDDEFADLYLFKWTALMIPPLTIIILNIVAILFAVCRTVFSANPQWSNLLGGTFFASWVLLHMYPFAKGLMGRGGKTPTVVYVWSGLIAICLSLLYITIKNSEIDGGSFMLV, from the exons ATGATGGACGGAGAATCTCCTCTAAGACATCCCAGAATCAGCCACGTATCAAATTCCGGCAGCGATTTCGGAAGCAGCTCTGATTACAACAAGTACCTCGTCCAGATCCCTCCGACGCCGGACAACAATCCCGGTCCGGCGTCGCTTTCAATCGTTCTCCTGGAAATCGATTCCAATCAGGAGTCGGTTCCGTCCGTTTCCGGAGACATCGTTTCCGGCTCATCTGGTAAAGACAACGAACCGGATCTAACCGATGTGAGAATCAACgtaggtgaagaagaagaagacgatacCTTGCTTTCCAAGATATCTTATTCTCTTACTCGTGTCGTCAAAATCTCTCCGATCATCATCGCTCTTTATcg GATTCTAATAGTTGTTCGAGTAGTATCTCTagctctgtttctcttctgGAGAATCAGAAACCCAAACAACAAAGCATTATGGTTATGGTTACTCTCTGTAATCTGTGAACTCTGGTTTGCTTTCTCTTGGTTACTTGACCAAATCCCTAAGTTGTTTCCTGTGAACCACGCAACCGATATCGAAGCCTTAAAGGCGACATTCGAAACGCCAAACCCGGATAACCCGACCGGGAAATCAGATCTTCCGGGGATTGATGTGTTTGTTTCAACGGCTGATGCAGAGAAAGAGCCTCCATTAGTTACAGCCAACACAATTCTTTCGATTTTATCTGTTGATTATCCTGTTGAGAAGCTCTCTGTTTATATCTCAGATGATGGAGGATCGCTTGTTACGTTTGAAGCAATTGCTGAAGCGGCTAGCTTTGCGAAAATATGGGTTCCGTTTTGCAGGAAACATAAGATAGAGCCGAGGAATCCGGAGAGTTACTTTGGTTTGAAGAGGGATCCTTATAAGGATAAGGTGAGACATGATTTTGTTCGAGAGCGACGGTATGTTAAACGAGCTTATGATGAGTTTAAGGTTCGGGTTAATGCGCTGCCTCATTCGATAAGAAGGAGATCGGATGCGTTTAATAGCAAAGAAGAGATTAAAGCTTTAGAGAAATGGAAGCATTGGAAGGTGAAAGTTGAAGAGGATCAAATTAAGGAACCAAGGCCTGCTTTAGTAGCTCCTAAAGCTACTTGGATGAGTGATGGAACTCATTGGCCCGGTACTTGGGCTGTCTCTGGACCGCACCATTCGAGAGGCGATCACGCTAGTGTTATACAG GTGTTGCTTGATCCTCCTGGTGATGAACCGGTGGAAGGGAAAGGCGGTGAGGGGCGCGCACTGGATCTTGAAGGAGTAGACATTCGTTTACCAATGCTTGTTTACGTGAGCCGCGAGAAACGTCCTGGTTATGACCATAACAAGAAGGCAGGAGCTATGAACGCTTTGGTCAGAGCCTCGGCTATAATGTCTAATGGACCGTTCATCTTGAACTTGGACTGTGACCACTATGTCTATAACTCAAGAGCTTTTAGAGATGGGATCTGTTTCATGATGGACCATGACGGCGACCGTGTTTCCTATGTTCAGTTTCCGCAGAGGTTTGAAGGAATTGATCCATCTGATCGCTATGCTAACAAGAATACTGTTTTCTTCGACATTAATCTGCGAGCTCTCGATGGGATCCAAGGTCCAATGTATGTTGGGACGGGGTGTCTCTTCCGTCGAACCGCGCTTTACGGTTTCAACCCGCCTGATGTTTTTGTGGTTGAGGAAGAACCTTCTGGTTCCTACTGTTTCCCGCTGATCAAGAAACGCAGTCCTGCAACCGTAGCTTCTGAACCAGAGTACTACACTGACGAGGAGGATAGGTTTGATATTGGTTTGATTCGGAAGCAATTCGGTAGCTCGAGTATGCTAGTGAATTCGGTAAAGGTGGCAGAGTTTGAAGGTAGACCACTAGCTACAGTTCACTCAAGCCGGCTAGGACGCCCACCTGGCTCTTTGACTGGAAGCCGCAAACCGCTTGATTTCGCGACTGTGAATGAGGCGGTTAACGTGATCTCGTGCTGGTATGAAGACAAGACTGAATGGGGGTTCAACGTTGGATGGATATATGGTTCTGTAACCGAAGACGTAGTGACTGGTTTTCGAATGCATGAAAAAGGATGGAGATCATTCTACTGCGTGACAGAGCCAGACGCATTCCGTGGAAGCGCACCTATAAACCTAACTGATCGACTCCACCAGGTTCTCCGATGGGCTACGGGATCAGTagagatcttcttctctcgaAACAACGCCATTTTCGCCGGTCCAAAACTCAAACTCCTCCAGAGAATCGCTTACCTCAATGTTGGAATCTACCCATTCACCAGCATTTTCATCTTAACCTACTGCTTCCTCCCGCCGTTATCTCTCTTCTCCGGTCACTTCGTTGTTGAAACCCTCACTGGATCATTCCTCATTTACCTTTTGATTATCACATTGTCTCTCTGTGGATTAGCTGTTCTTGAAGTCAAATGGTCAGGTATCTCATTAGAAGAATGGTGGAGAAACGAGCAGTTCTGGTTAATCGGTGGCACGAGCGCACATTTAGTCGCTGTACTACAAGGTATACTCAAAGTCATAGCCGGAGTCGAAATCTCCTTCACCTTGACTTCAAAATCTTCAACAggaggagatgatgaagacgacgaGTTCGCTGATCTTTATCTGTTTAAATGGACTGCTCTGATGATTCCACCGTTAACAATCATAATCTTGAACATCGTAGCGATACTTTTCGCGGTTTGTAGGACGGTTTTCAGTGCGAATCCACAGTGGAGCAATCTTCTTGGAGGGACATTCTTTGCCAGTTGGGTTTTGCTTCATATGTATCCGTTTGCCAAAGGTTTAATGGGAAGAGGAGGAAAAACACCGACAGTTGTGTATGTTTGGTCGGGACTTATTGCTATTTGCTTGTCTCTTCTCTACATTACCATTAAGAATTCGGAGATTGATGGAGGATCGTTTATGTTGGTTTAG
- a CDS encoding alpha/beta-Hydrolases superfamily protein (alpha/beta-Hydrolases superfamily protein; FUNCTIONS IN: hydrolase activity; INVOLVED IN: N-terminal protein myristoylation; LOCATED IN: plasma membrane; EXPRESSED IN: 14 plant structures; EXPRESSED DURING: 8 growth stages; CONTAINS InterPro DOMAIN/s: Phospholipase/carboxylesterase (InterPro:IPR003140); BEST Arabidopsis thaliana protein match is: alpha/beta-Hydrolases superfamily protein (TAIR:AT4G31020.1); Has 9321 Blast hits to 5856 proteins in 779 species: Archae - 6; Bacteria - 1089; Metazoa - 5494; Fungi - 254; Plants - 546; Viruses - 17; Other Eukaryotes - 1915 (source: NCBI BLink).), giving the protein MGCMFSHLAAKFAFFPPSPPTYHLTKTPDGKLSAVSSASSSSSTFPSAGDPSLDVKVVKTRRGNKVTAFYLRNPNARLTLLYSHGNAADLGQLFDLFVQLKVNLRVNLMGYDYSGYGASTGKPSEYDTYADIEAAYECLQTDYGVGQEDLILYGQSVGSGPTLHLASKLPRLRGVVLHSGILSGLRVLCHVKFKFCCDIYSNVNKIKKVKCPVLVIHGTEDDVVNWLHGNRLWKMAKEPYEPLWIKGGGHCNLEIYPDYIRHLYRFIQDMENTTTKSRLKTIWQEIRRRDESTGCCCSGLCRPSCSCPKPRCPKPSCSCGCGCGDCGCFKCSCPTLKGCFSCCKKPSCVSSCCCPTFKCSSCFGKPKCPKCSCWKCLKCPDTECCRSSCCCSGCFSWLCCCGGGRRKEGERRGSTTLEKSEG; this is encoded by the exons ATGGGGTGCATGTTCTCTCACCTCGCCGCCAAATTCGCCTTCTTCCCACCCTCTCCTCCCACTTACCACCTCACCAAAACCCCCGACGGCAAACTCTCCGCCGTATCCTCcgcttcctcctcctcctccacttTTCCCTCCGCCGGAGACCCATCTCTCGACGTCAAAGTAGTAAAGACAAGACGCGGCAACAAAGTCACAGCTTTTTACCTTAGAAACCCTAACGCAAGACTCACACTTCTCTACTCTCATGGAAATGCTGCAGATTTGGGACAACTCTTCGATCTCTTTGTTCAACTCAAAGTCAATCTCCGAGTCAATCTCATGgg gtATGATTATTCAGGCTATGGAGCTTCTACTGGTAAG CCGAGTGAGTACGATACATATGCAGATATAGAGGCGGCGTATGAGTGTTTGCAGACGGATTATGGGGTAGGGCAAGAAGATTTGATCTTGTATGGTCAATCTGTTGGCAGCGGTCCAACGCTGCACCTTGCCTCTAAGCTTCCACGGCTTAGAGGTGTCGTTCTTCATAGCGGCATTCTCTCTGGTCTTCGTGTTCTATGTCATGTCAAGTTCAAGTTTTGTTGTGACATTTATTCG AACGTAAACAAGATCAAGAAGGTGAAATGCCCGGTTCTTGTCATACAC GGAACAGAGGATGATGTGGTGAATTGGTTACACGGAAACAGGCTTTGGAAAATGGCAAAGGAACCGTATGAACCGCTCTGGATTAAAGGCGGTGGACATTGCAACCTTGAGATATATCCGGACTACATTAGACACCTATACCGGTTTATACAAGACATGGAAAATACAACCACTAAGTCTCGTCTCAAAACGATTTGGCAAGAAATCCGTCGGCGAGATGAATCCACAGGATGTTGTTGTTCCGGACTGTGCAGACCTAGCTGCAGTTGTCCCAAACCTCGGTGTCCCAAACCTAGTTGCAGTTGCGGCTGCGGTTGTGGCGACTGCGGTTGTTTCAAGTGTTCGTGTCCGACTTTGAAGGGATGTTTCTCTTGCTGCAAGAAACCGAGCTGTGTTAGTAGTTGTTGCTGTCCCACGTTCAAATGCAGCAGCTGCTTTGGGAAGCCAAAATGTCCGAAATGCTCTTGTTGGAAATGTCTAAAATGCCCCGACACCGAGTGTTGCCGgagtagttgttgttgttccgGTTGTTTTAGCTGGTTGTGTTGCTGCGGTGGAGGGAGGAGGAAAGAGGGGGAGAGGAGAGGATCTACTACGTTGGAGAAGAGTGAAGGGTGA
- a CDS encoding alpha/beta-Hydrolases superfamily protein (alpha/beta-Hydrolases superfamily protein; FUNCTIONS IN: hydrolase activity; LOCATED IN: plasma membrane; EXPRESSED IN: 14 plant structures; EXPRESSED DURING: 8 growth stages; CONTAINS InterPro DOMAIN/s: Phospholipase/carboxylesterase (InterPro:IPR003140); BEST Arabidopsis thaliana protein match is: alpha/beta-Hydrolases superfamily protein (TAIR:AT2G24320.1); Has 8246 Blast hits to 4770 proteins in 635 species: Archae - 4; Bacteria - 774; Metazoa - 5275; Fungi - 116; Plants - 474; Viruses - 14; Other Eukaryotes - 1589 (source: NCBI BLink).) gives MEMLQIWDNSSISLFNSKSISESISWGMIIQAMELLLPSEYDTYADIEAAYECLQTDYGVGQEDLILYGQSVGSGPTLHLASKLPRLRGVVLHSGILSGLRVLCHVKFKFCCDIYSNVNKIKKVKCPVLVIHGTEDDVVNWLHGNRLWKMAKEPYEPLWIKGGGHCNLEIYPDYIRHLYRFIQDMENTTTKSRLKTIWQEIRRRDESTGCCCSGLCRPSCSCPKPRCPKPSCSCGCGCGDCGCFKCSCPTLKGCFSCCKKPSCVSSCCCPTFKCSSCFGKPKCPKCSCWKCLKCPDTECCRSSCCCSGCFSWLCCCGGGRRKEGERRGSTTLEKSEG, from the exons ATGGAAATGCTGCAGATTTGGGACAACTCTTCGATCTCTTTGTTCAACTCAAAGTCAATCTCCGAGTCAATCTCATGgg gtATGATTATTCAGGCTATGGAGCTTCTACTG CCGAGTGAGTACGATACATATGCAGATATAGAGGCGGCGTATGAGTGTTTGCAGACGGATTATGGGGTAGGGCAAGAAGATTTGATCTTGTATGGTCAATCTGTTGGCAGCGGTCCAACGCTGCACCTTGCCTCTAAGCTTCCACGGCTTAGAGGTGTCGTTCTTCATAGCGGCATTCTCTCTGGTCTTCGTGTTCTATGTCATGTCAAGTTCAAGTTTTGTTGTGACATTTATTCG AACGTAAACAAGATCAAGAAGGTGAAATGCCCGGTTCTTGTCATACAC GGAACAGAGGATGATGTGGTGAATTGGTTACACGGAAACAGGCTTTGGAAAATGGCAAAGGAACCGTATGAACCGCTCTGGATTAAAGGCGGTGGACATTGCAACCTTGAGATATATCCGGACTACATTAGACACCTATACCGGTTTATACAAGACATGGAAAATACAACCACTAAGTCTCGTCTCAAAACGATTTGGCAAGAAATCCGTCGGCGAGATGAATCCACAGGATGTTGTTGTTCCGGACTGTGCAGACCTAGCTGCAGTTGTCCCAAACCTCGGTGTCCCAAACCTAGTTGCAGTTGCGGCTGCGGTTGTGGCGACTGCGGTTGTTTCAAGTGTTCGTGTCCGACTTTGAAGGGATGTTTCTCTTGCTGCAAGAAACCGAGCTGTGTTAGTAGTTGTTGCTGTCCCACGTTCAAATGCAGCAGCTGCTTTGGGAAGCCAAAATGTCCGAAATGCTCTTGTTGGAAATGTCTAAAATGCCCCGACACCGAGTGTTGCCGgagtagttgttgttgttccgGTTGTTTTAGCTGGTTGTGTTGCTGCGGTGGAGGGAGGAGGAAAGAGGGGGAGAGGAGAGGATCTACTACGTTGGAGAAGAGTGAAGGGTGA